In one Natronosalvus amylolyticus genomic region, the following are encoded:
- a CDS encoding tRNA (N(6)-L-threonylcarbamoyladenosine(37)-C(2))-methylthiotransferase — MARYHIETYGCTSNRGESREIERRLRDAGHYRVDGPEAADVAILNTCTVVEKTERNMLERAAELSEETADLLVTGCMALAQGESFGDLDAQVLHWEAVPAAVTNGECPTTTPDASPVLDGVVGILPIARGCMSDCSYCITKHATGKIESPPIEENVEKARALIHAGAKEIRITGQDTGVYGWDTGERKLHTLLERICAIEGEFRVRVGMANPKGVHGIREELAGVFAANDKLYNFLHAPVQSGSNDVLGDMRRQHQVGEYLEIVDTFDSALEEWTLSTDFIVGFPTETDEDHEQSMELIRQTRPEKLNVTRFSKRPGTDAADMKGLGGTIKKERSKAMSALKMDVVGDAYESMVGELREDALVVEAGTGDSVKCRDGAYRQLIVRNAGEYGLEPGEFVDLEVTSANTVYAFAEPR; from the coding sequence ATGGCTCGCTACCACATCGAAACCTACGGCTGCACCTCGAATCGTGGCGAGAGCCGCGAAATAGAGCGACGCCTCCGTGATGCGGGCCACTACCGCGTCGACGGCCCGGAAGCCGCCGACGTCGCGATTCTCAACACTTGTACCGTCGTCGAAAAGACCGAACGGAACATGCTCGAGCGAGCGGCCGAACTCAGCGAGGAGACGGCAGACCTGCTCGTGACCGGTTGTATGGCTCTCGCCCAGGGCGAGTCCTTCGGCGACCTGGATGCGCAGGTACTCCACTGGGAAGCGGTCCCCGCCGCCGTCACGAACGGTGAGTGTCCGACGACGACCCCCGACGCGTCACCCGTTCTCGACGGGGTCGTCGGCATCTTGCCGATCGCCCGCGGCTGTATGTCGGACTGTTCGTACTGTATAACGAAACATGCGACCGGAAAAATCGAGTCGCCGCCGATCGAGGAAAACGTCGAGAAGGCGCGTGCACTGATCCACGCCGGTGCGAAAGAGATTCGCATTACAGGCCAGGATACCGGCGTCTACGGCTGGGACACCGGCGAACGGAAACTGCACACGCTCCTCGAGCGAATCTGTGCCATCGAAGGCGAGTTCCGCGTGCGCGTCGGGATGGCCAACCCAAAAGGCGTCCACGGCATCCGCGAGGAACTGGCAGGAGTCTTTGCAGCCAACGACAAACTATACAACTTCCTGCACGCACCCGTCCAGTCCGGTAGCAACGACGTGCTCGGCGACATGCGCCGCCAACACCAGGTCGGAGAGTACCTCGAGATCGTCGACACGTTCGATTCGGCGCTCGAGGAGTGGACGCTGTCGACCGATTTCATCGTCGGCTTTCCGACCGAAACCGACGAGGACCACGAGCAGTCGATGGAACTCATTCGCCAGACTCGACCAGAAAAGCTCAACGTCACCCGGTTTTCGAAACGACCGGGCACGGATGCAGCCGATATGAAGGGACTCGGCGGAACGATCAAAAAGGAGCGCTCGAAAGCGATGTCGGCGCTCAAGATGGACGTCGTCGGAGACGCCTACGAGTCGATGGTCGGCGAACTTCGCGAAGACGCTCTCGTCGTCGAAGCGGGTACCGGCGATTCGGTCAAATGCCGAGATGGCGCCTATCGACAGCTGATCGTTCGCAACGCGGGCGAGTACGGCCTCGAGCCGGGGGAGTTCGTCGACCTCGAGGTGACGAGTGCGAACACAGTCTACGCCTTCGCCGAACCCAGATAA
- the map gene encoding type II methionyl aminopeptidase yields MSETEIDLEAEQYQKHREAGEILAQVRAETADRVEVGVSHLEVAEYAENRIRELGGKPAFPVNISIDEEAAHRTPSVDDDSVFGEEMINLDIGVHIDGWLADTAITVDLSGNPELAEASEQALEAAIDIVEPGVNTGDIGAEIEDVIDGYGYNPVVNLTGHGLGHWEQHTTPNIPNRAVAQGATLEVGDVVAIEPFATDGGGKVTEGASEEIYSLEREASVRNRQARAALDQITEEFRTLPFATRWLETDRPEMALRRLKRKNVVHGYPVLKEDDGCLVSQKEHTIIVTEDGCEVTTRDR; encoded by the coding sequence ATGAGCGAGACGGAAATCGACCTCGAGGCGGAACAGTATCAAAAACACCGCGAAGCCGGTGAGATTCTGGCCCAGGTTCGGGCGGAAACCGCTGACCGGGTCGAGGTCGGGGTGAGCCACCTCGAGGTGGCCGAATACGCCGAGAACCGAATTCGGGAACTCGGCGGGAAACCGGCGTTTCCGGTCAATATCTCGATCGACGAAGAGGCCGCCCACAGAACGCCGTCGGTCGACGACGACTCGGTGTTCGGCGAGGAGATGATCAACCTCGATATCGGCGTTCACATCGACGGCTGGCTCGCGGATACAGCTATCACCGTCGACCTCTCGGGCAACCCGGAACTCGCCGAGGCCTCCGAACAGGCACTCGAGGCGGCTATCGACATCGTCGAACCGGGCGTCAACACCGGCGATATCGGCGCGGAAATCGAAGACGTGATCGACGGCTACGGTTACAACCCCGTCGTCAACCTCACCGGTCACGGTCTGGGTCACTGGGAACAACACACGACGCCGAACATTCCGAACCGCGCCGTCGCGCAGGGCGCAACGCTCGAGGTCGGTGACGTCGTTGCCATCGAACCGTTCGCCACCGACGGCGGCGGCAAGGTCACGGAGGGTGCAAGCGAGGAGATTTACTCGCTCGAGCGCGAGGCCTCGGTACGAAACCGACAGGCTCGGGCTGCTCTCGACCAGATCACCGAGGAGTTTCGGACGCTGCCGTTTGCGACGCGATGGCTCGAGACCGACCGGCCGGAGATGGCGCTACGCCGACTCAAACGCAAGAACGTCGTCCACGGCTATCCGGTGTTGAAAGAAGACGACGGCTGTCTGGTGAGTCAGAAAGAACACACGATCATCGTCACTGAAGACGGTTGTGAAGTGACGACTCGAGATCGGTAG
- a CDS encoding HIT family protein produces the protein MDQVFAPWRIEWIRREDKNPKVESCVFCELPEWGADRENLLVARSTHAFVLLNNAPYNPGHVMVIPHVHTGDYAELDAEVLLDHGRLKQRTFEALEAGLRPDGFNAGLNLGDGAGGSIDDHLHTHIVPRWEGDTNFMPVLSDTSVIVEALEETYDLLHDAFADLEGAHVPDEAQAVEFRFEDT, from the coding sequence ATGGATCAGGTGTTCGCCCCGTGGCGTATCGAGTGGATCAGACGCGAAGACAAGAACCCGAAGGTCGAGTCGTGCGTCTTCTGCGAGCTGCCAGAGTGGGGGGCCGACCGAGAAAATCTCCTCGTCGCGCGGAGCACACATGCGTTCGTTCTCCTCAACAACGCCCCGTACAACCCCGGGCATGTCATGGTTATTCCGCACGTCCACACCGGTGACTATGCCGAACTTGACGCCGAGGTACTCCTCGACCACGGCCGCTTGAAGCAGCGGACGTTCGAGGCCCTCGAGGCTGGACTCCGGCCAGACGGCTTCAATGCGGGCTTGAACCTGGGTGATGGGGCGGGGGGCTCAATCGACGATCACCTGCACACGCACATCGTCCCGCGCTGGGAGGGTGACACCAATTTCATGCCCGTCTTGAGCGACACCTCGGTGATCGTCGAGGCCCTCGAGGAAACGTACGATCTTCTCCACGATGCGTTCGCCGACCTCGAGGGCGCACACGTTCCGGACGAAGCACAGGCGGTCGAGTTCCGATTCGAAGACACGTAG